The genomic DNA GCCGGGCTTGACCTGGACAGGTCTCCTCGGGTCTGTGTAGATGTTGTACCTGAGGTGCATGTCAGGCATCACGCAGTGCGGCTCGATGCAGTGCTTGATCATTATCGAGGCGCCGCGTATGACGAACGTCGCTGTAAGGACAGACTCCCAGTAGGCGGCCCTCACCGGATCCTTGGTGGTGAACCATGCGTTGATCGGCAGGGCGATCGTCGGGTAGGCGATGTCCTTCTGGCCCTCCTCGAGCGCCGCCCTTCTGAGCTTGAGAAGGTTGTGCAGCGACTCCTGGAGCTTCTTGCCGTTGGGCGCTGTTCCGAAGTCGAGAATCAGATCATGGATACCCATCTGCTCGAACGTAAGCGCCATCGACTTGAGTCCATCGAGATCGAATGGCACGCTGAGAACGACCGGCACGTTGAACTCGTGGACGAGCTTCGCGACCTCCTGCCAGTTGTCCTTGTTTGCTGCGTACACCAGTGGTCTGGTCTTGGCTGCGACCTCAAGACCAGCGCGGAGAACCTTTGGATCGAAGGAGCAGAGTATCATCGGGTAATCTGTGGTCTCCATGACCTTCTTCACGCACGCGGCGAACTTTGCGGGATCGCCTGAGGTTGACCTGACAGCGATCATCTCCACGCGCTCCCACTTGCCTATGTAGAACTTCTTCCACGTGCTGATCTTCTTCACACGCTCGACGAGCGCTGCCTCCTCCATCGTGTCTGTGACGTCGTAGGCAAATGGCGGCTTGTTGAAGAACGTCATCTGGTGGCGGTACATGACATCCTCGCCGCCGACCTTCTGCTCCTTCTCGCCTGTTCCGACGTAGACAAGCCTGATCTCAGGAGCAACTATCGCCTTGAGGGTCTCGTACTTCTTCGCGTACTTCTTCTCCTCGGCCAGCGGTGTGCACTCCTCGACGCGCTTGGACCTGTCGATCAGAGCAGCTGCAAATGCCATGCAGGTCTGGAATCCACATTTGCCACAGTTGGTCTGAGGCAGATGCTTGTAAAGGTTTAGGGGGCTCTTTTCCTTCATCGCTATCAGACCTCCATCTTGACCCAGTTGGTTATATCAGGAGTCTCCGCATCTATCAGTCCCATGAGAGTCTGTGTGATCTCCTGGAGGTAGGCGACCGCAAGAGGATGCATCATCATGAATATATCCACGCCCGCCATCGCAAGCGAGAATCCGGTGATGATCTCCCAGATCGGGCCTCTGAGCATCCTGTCGCCCCAGTCGGAGTCCTCCTTGTTGGGCGAGCGGACCATCCAGGCCTCCCTGACGCCCCATGCGTTTGTCGTGCCTGAGGACATCGGGAATGTAAGCTCCTCGTCTCCCTTAAGCGCTCCAAGCCTTATGCGCTCCATGTTGGTGTACGCGAAGTCGAGACCATAGGCGAGAGCAGCCGTTGTTGGATCCATCACTATGGACTCCCTCGGCACGCCTGCGACCTTCATGAGCTTCCTGTTGAGCTCCTTCTGGGAGTTGATCTCGAGCTGCGTCCATGCCAGGCAGACATGACCGTTGTCCACGCATGCCCTCCCTATCTTCTCCCAGTCCATGTTCAGGTTGGCGCTTGCGATCAGCGCGCGTTCGCCCTGTGCGACTTCTGCAGCAGCTTTGAGAACCTCAGGATCCTTGTCCGGATTGCCGGAGCCACCGATGCATATCGGGACATCCACAGCCTGGAGAACCTCCTCCACAGTCTTCGCTGCCTCTCTGGGAGGAGTATCCTTCAGGAGGGGATCTGTGCTTATGAGGTGTATCGTGACGAGATCGGCACCGAACTTTGTGACTGCCTTCTTCGCCCACTCGCCGGGATCGTTGATGACATCCTCGTAGTGCATCTTCACAGCCTTTGCCATGCCGATGGGCATATCGAAGACGTCCATTGTGACCACGGG from Methanothrix thermoacetophila PT includes the following:
- the acsC gene encoding acetyl-CoA decarbonylase/synthase complex subunit gamma, which translates into the protein MKEKSPLNLYKHLPQTNCGKCGFQTCMAFAAALIDRSKRVEECTPLAEEKKYAKKYETLKAIVAPEIRLVYVGTGEKEQKVGGEDVMYRHQMTFFNKPPFAYDVTDTMEEAALVERVKKISTWKKFYIGKWERVEMIAVRSTSGDPAKFAACVKKVMETTDYPMILCSFDPKVLRAGLEVAAKTRPLVYAANKDNWQEVAKLVHEFNVPVVLSVPFDLDGLKSMALTFEQMGIHDLILDFGTAPNGKKLQESLHNLLKLRRAALEEGQKDIAYPTIALPINAWFTTKDPVRAAYWESVLTATFVIRGASIMIKHCIEPHCVMPDMHLRYNIYTDPRRPVQVKPGIYKVGNPTEESPVFVTTNFALTYYTVESDVASNNIDAYIMSINTDGIGVQASVAGGQLNPQKIVEAFKEADFDFTKMKYPSIVLPGMAAKFSGELEDLFGGKVKILVGPEDSGRIVEWMKSYWPPK
- the cdhD gene encoding CO dehydrogenase/acetyl-CoA synthase subunit delta yields the protein MAEEKKIKLSDLNKTLAQYGVEALEGVSIEGDIEIEIDTGAAGIGPLFAYYFGQEVAQIAVQLVKFARSMGYPVDALLQPAAVAHAISPAPAEVVEAAAKVPEWKVATSLVQAKFQVGIDETWKYPIQEVTLGATKADGGSRGHTIKIGGEKALPFFYDAPMPHRPVVTMDVFDMPIGMAKAVKMHYEDVINDPGEWAKKAVTKFGADLVTIHLISTDPLLKDTPPREAAKTVEEVLQAVDVPICIGGSGNPDKDPEVLKAAAEVAQGERALIASANLNMDWEKIGRACVDNGHVCLAWTQLEINSQKELNRKLMKVAGVPRESIVMDPTTAALAYGLDFAYTNMERIRLGALKGDEELTFPMSSGTTNAWGVREAWMVRSPNKEDSDWGDRMLRGPIWEIITGFSLAMAGVDIFMMMHPLAVAYLQEITQTLMGLIDAETPDITNWVKMEV